TGCTTGCGGTTATAACGCGCGTCTTCTTCGGCAATCAGGCGATTGAGATCAATTAACAAACGACGGGTTTTACCGAGCAATACATCGGCATTATCTTTGCCCCCCAGCGTCAGGCGGAAGGTTGCCCGGCCCGTTTCAAAGCCCTTTTCGGTACGAGCAAATGTAGAGAGTGGCAACATCCCGATGCCGCTACGCGCCAAAGATGAAGCCAACCAAGATAGAGATAGCCCCGCAGGTAAGCGATTTACCCGTAAGAGGGGATACAAACTCCCCGTGGGGGGGATGATTTTCAGCCCAAAGGGGTTACGGTCCGAGGGTAAGTTCTTCGCAGCTCGAAGAAGAGCCTGCGTCCGCTCGTAGAGAATCGAGTTGCGCAGATGCCAAAAAGCGCGCGTGGCCTGCGTTGAACTGCGATAAAACAAATAGCTGATGAAAATAGCGGCAATATTGGGCCGGATGTGGGAATTGAGCGCGTTAAAACGCTCGCGGATCTGCCGGTCACGAATTTCGACGACCGCTAGTCTGGCCCCGGCGTAACTATCCGTCTTCGACATGGAATGCACCGAGATCACGCGATCAGCCTGCGCTGCTGTGATCGCCCCATGTCGTACCAGTTCGGCAGCAATCTGGCGAACGGTCTTAATTTCCGGCAATTCGCACACCGGAGCAACATTCTGGTAGGCCAGATCATCAACCACATAGATATTATTTCGCAGGCAATACGTGACCAATCGGCGGGTGTCAGTATCATCGAAGATTTGGCCGGTGGCGTTATGCGGATTATTAACCGCTACCGCGCCGCGCTGCAGCCAGGATGCATCTTCCTGACAGAGTTGCTCTATTTTTTGGATGATGCCGTCTACATCCAACCCCAAAGATTCCGACAATGGCACGGGGTAGGTTTTGACAAAGCACTGTTCGTAAGACCAACTCAGGTCGGGAATTACCACTTCTGAGACACCACAATGAAAGCCCAGAATGCTCAAAGCGGTGCGCGATGATCCGCTAACCACGGAGCAGGCTTCGGGCTGATATTGCGGCTGATGTTTGATAAAGGCGGCCAAAAAACTACGCTGCAAGGCATTGATCCATGCGGGGTGGTGTGCGTTGAGAACGAGTGCATCGAGCAGTTCATCAGTTTTTAGTTCGGTGAACTCATCGAAGATGTACCCCTTCCACGCATGCTGAATCCTGCCAGCCAGTACAGCCGCTTTTTCTTCTACCGCCCTCAGGGATTTGGCTAATGTTTGGGCACGCCGATCCACTAATTTTTCCAGGCGCTGTTCCGCCCGTTCCGCCAAATCGGGTAAAACCGTCTCCGCTGTAATTCCTAATCCTAATCCTTCAAAAGCTGGTTTTGCATAAGGTACATCATCTGGAATTTTTGCCTGAAGTGTTGCCAGATTTTGTGTGAGCAAAAAGTCGAGAAATTCGGCTTCAGCCGCGGAGGGGGTGCCCTTAAGATTGAAATGCACGTTTTCGATGACACTCAGAAAATCGGCGTTCCCAACGATGAATACAGTAGGCAAACTGTGCAACCGTTTCGCAAATACGGCAGGGGTCAGCAGGCGGATAACTCGCTGCACAAGTTTGGCTTCACGCGCCAAAGAGAGATGGTTGGGCGCGTTGTTGGCCTCGATAAAAAACAGAAGCTTTTCAATGCTCAGCAGGCGCAACTTGCGCCGCGTAACTTCATCGAGCAGGCCGCCAATCAGCATAAAGGTCGGCATGTTGAGCTGATCGTTAAAGGACTGCTCGATTTGCACCAGGGCTGTTTGCTCGTCGTCGGCCAGATCATCAAAAAGCAGATTGGGGATCGTCTTTAGCTGGGGCTGGAGTTCGCACTGATAGCTGATGATACGCGCCGGGGTGAACTCCAAATAAGACGACAAGGCAAACAAGATGATGCGCAGCATTTCGTGATTGCCGCCCATGCCAATAATAATTTCACGTTTGCCCGATTTTTCGCCCGTGTCGTAATCGATCGGCTCCTGCTGATTTTCCAGCCAGGCGCGGAAGGCGTCAATGAGGGCGTGGGGCTTCTTGCGCGAATATCCACCCCGGGGCATATATGGCGCACTTTTCTGAATTGTGCGAATCAAAAATTCAAGTTTTGGCTTGTCTTCGGCCTTCCAACCAAGATATTCTAAAATTGCGTCGGGGTCGGCGTCGTGCAGCTCTTCGCGATGAATATCGATGCCCAGTGCCGTGCGCAAATAAGCCGATGATATGCTCACATCCTGCACCGGGTTCCCGATGTGGAAATTAACGCGCTCTTCATCGGGAACTGGCGCCGCGGCAGTAGATTCGCTGATCTCCGAAACGCGTGCCACGCGGATCGGCTTGAGGCGAAAACTGGCCTGAGGGTCAAATGGATGGGCTTTCATTACAATGGGCTTCCAAGGGGACACGGATGACGCGGCTTAGGCGGATTTTTTAATTATTTATCCGCGCTAATCTGTTAAATCCGCGTCATCGGCGTTCTATTTATCTTTGGAATCGCTCTTTGCTTCCAGGGCGCGTTGCATCAAAGTTTGGAAAACACTCAATAACTCAGACCCATGCGCCAGTTCTTGCGGTGTAAATGAGACAATGGTGCGGGCATTCTTCAAGTTTTGGCTGGCTTCGGCCAGACGGGCGGCCTGTGGCGTCAGCATCAGCAGTTCAGGGCTGCTCTTGAGTACGTCAAGTTCTTCCTTCTCAAAAGCGAGACGCATCCGGTTGCGCTCCAATTCATCTTCAAGACCTTTCTGAGCCAGCACTGACTCTTTTCCGAGCAGAGTCCCCTTCAAAACCAGATTTTTCATCTCAAGCTCGTGTTCCATTTGCGAAATTTCTTCATCAGCCTGAATTTTCGCTTTAGCAGCGGCCGAGCGCGCCTGATGACTCAAACGTTCGGTTTGCTCTAGCAAGCGCGCCTGTTCTTGCTGGCGCAGCGCTTCGCCAATCTCCGGGTCGGTCGGTTCCAGCGACTGAATGGCCAGCGAAATCAACTCGACGCCGAATTTTTCTTCGATAAGCGTCGAGCGCGCGTTCAAATAGCTCAAAATTTCGGTCGATGAAAGCGCGTGAATCTCACATTTTTCGATATATTCTTTAACCAGCCCCTGAAGCAGAACTTGCACTTCATCGGCAACGCGCGCGACGGCTTCCGTGTTCCACCCGCCGATGCGGATCAACGCGGGAATATGCTCAAGCGAGGGTGCAACCGAACCCACCAGTTTAATGCGCACTTCCAGATTGCCAACGGCGGCCGCTTCTAACGTCAAACGAATCGGGCTGGTGGTGCGTTCAAGCGGCAAACTAAGATGCCGCGGGTAAACCAATCCTTTGCGAATTTGGATCTGCCCATTGGCTTCATAAAGAAATAAATAATCAGGCTTCCGTATGCGATATTCAAATAAAACCAGCAATACCAAAACACCGACAACCACCCCGGTAAGAATTCCAATTGTGTTATCCATAATCTATAACTCCTCGAATAATACTTAAACAGCGCAGATTATACTCAATCTGGCAAAATGCTTCAGAGGGAAAACGCTCTAAATTTGGATAGTGGATTCAACACCTGGAATATATCCACTTTTCCAAAGGGAGGTTCCAATTTGCACGGCGCTGGCTCCCGCCTTCAGCATGATTTCTACCTCCGAGGCGGATCGCACACCCCCGGCCCCAATCACAGGGAGTCCAGCCCGCGCGAGTTGTTCCACCGCCCGCAGCGCCAGCGGAAAAATCGCCGGGCCATTAAGCCGTCCACTAACCCTCACCCCCGACCCCTCTCCCTCATAGGGAGAGGGGAGCAAGCCGCGTGGCGCGCCCAAACTGACCGCGCTGGCTCCAGCATCCACGGCCGCTTGCGCCAATATCAGGCTGCCATCCAGGGGTACACGCACCAACACCGGAAGTTCACCCAGCGCTGCTTGTGCAAATTGCGCCGCGAGGCTGGCATCCGCATCAGGGGGCAGGCCCACTTCAATTCCCATCACGCTCCCCGCGCCTTCAATCCGCTCAACCATCCAGCCCAATTCATCCGGATTCTGCGCCAAGAGATGCACAATCACCGGCAAAGAAGCTGAAGCCCAATAGCGTCCATAGCGCCGGAGGGCTTGCGACAAACCGGGGTTGGGCAAACCCGTATGCAGCAAGAATCCACCCGGAAAGGGTATATAACGCGTGCCTTTGGCTGGCGTGCGCGGCAAACGGCTGATGGGATTCGTGACAAAAGCGCCAAAGCGCGAGAAATCCAGCGGGCTGTGCGGATCGGGGAAAAAGCCCAGCATCCCGGCGGCATTCATGAGGGGTTGAGCGAAAAAGAAATCTGTTTTGGGCATCGTAATAAACACAGTGATAAGTTACAAGTTGAAGGTTACACGTTGAACTTTCAACCTGCAACCTTCAACCGATAAATTTCAAGAACATCTACCAGCCTATCATCCAGCAATCCTATCACCCGATGCAGCCCCTCCACCTTCATCAACACTTCCGGGACACTCAACTGCCGCCCGGCACGTTTCGATGAACGGCGCACGAAAAGCGCATTCTGAGTGCGATGGCAATAAGCCGCGGCGGCTTTTTGCTCGAAGGCTGCGCTAATGTCAAGAATCAAGTCGGCAGGATCATCGGTATTGGCGAGACGCGGGCGCGGGTGTTCGGGGAAACTCGGCGAGAAGGTGTAGAGCGAGATGCCATCTGGCATGGCCGCGATCACCGCCCGATGCGTAAGCACATGCGCCGGATGACCGTACTCGCCATTCGAGCCGTGAGTAATCACCGCATCAGGGCAAAGTTGCTGGATATAGTCACGCAGGCGTTGCATCAGTTCGTCAAAATCGTCGGTGTAGGGGTGCAGTTCTTCATTCTCGCCGACGGTAGGGTCAATATAATCAAGAAACTCAACACTTGTGCCGCCCAGAGCTTGCGCGGCGCAGCGCATCTCCTGTTCGCGCACGCGGCCTAATTCGGGGCGTTCACAAAGCGGGGGTTCGCCCAACTCGCCGCCTTCGCCCCGCGTAGCACAAAGAACATGCACATTGGCTCCGGCACGCGCCAGCAAAGCCAGTGTTCCGCCACAAAGGATGGTTTCATCATCAGGATGAGCGACAACAGCCAAAATCTTATTCATCAGAAACCAGCATCATCACCAGATCACTGGCGGGGATATTTTCGCCATTCAGGACAACCCAAATGCGAAGATGATAATACCCCGACTGTGCGTTGCCCGGCAGAATCATGCGCAGCTTATAATCGCCATTCCAGTCCAATGTCGCAGGGATTTGATCCACAAACTCAGCAGGAGATGTATAAGTGGATGTGTCGTTTAACGCCGAAATGCTCATTGGAGATGGCAGCGGCTCAAATGCCAGATTGATGAGGGGTTGACTCACCCCAGGAAGTAATTCAAATTTGATAATAATCAACTCGCCGGGATGCGCTGTAAAAACATTTCCATCAGCATCGGTATGAAGCACCAAATACTGATTGGTAAACTCCTGCGCCACGCGGAATTCACCGCTCAGGGGATCATAGGCCATCCCCACGCCAACATGCGTATGTTCCGGTGTAAGAATATTCGCCCGATGGCCGGGGCTGTTCATTAAGGCTTCCTGGGCTTCACGTACACGCGCAGCCCAATTTGCTTCCCAAACCGGGCTGCCATCATCATAGCGGCTATAGTATGAATACACATTTTCCATAACGACAGCCTGCCCACCGGACAGGCCATAGCGAATATCTGGGCCCAGCCCGGCCAGGTTCCAATGCGACATATAGCCAGCATTCGCCATTTCTTGCGCATGTTGGCGGCCAACTTCAGCCGCGTGTGCATCCCACTGAACTGGCTCTAAACCTTCAGCAACCCTGTCTACATTAATAAGTTCAAGCATATAAGCCGCAAGGGCATCAAGATCGGGGGTGTCACCCACTATGACAGGTGCAACCGGCGTGGGGTAAGGTGTGGGTGTGAAATTAGGGGGTGGCGGAGTGTCTACGAATAAATCTAACACTTCTGGCTTCGTTTTGATGCCAAAATAGGCCAGCGCCAATCCCCCGGCAAGCCAAAATAACCAGCCGATGCGTATTTTACGGCTTCTTGCTCGTCGCTTCTTTCGTCGTTTTTGTTTACGTGCCATATTTGATTACCATTGTAATTGCTTCAAATCCAACACTGGGCCATCTTTGCAAGCCAATTTATAGCTTTTGCGGGCGGGAACAGCGCATACGCCGCACTCGGCCAGCGCGCCGCAAGGCATGGGGGAGATAATTAATGTCTGGGCTGTGCAGGCCGGGCGTTCGTGCGGGGCCAATCCCAGGATCGTACGCAACTTGGGCAATATTTCAATTGTCAGTTCGAGAGCCAAGAAATCGGCCCAGGGTATGGCTTCGGGCAAATCCGCGAGGCGGCGAACTTCAACGGAGACGGGGAGATCGGGCAAGGCCGCATCTGTAAAAATGGCAATATCGGCTTGCGGGTTTTGGTGGATCAGGGGCAGCAGACGTGCCAACCCGCCGCCGAGGGAGGCCAAAGCGATATGACTGGTCTCCGCCGGGAGGTTGAATCCGTGCCCGAGGGGTCCGCGTAGATCAAGCTCTAGCCCAGGGAGCCAGTGTTTCGGTGGGAGCGTTGGGCTTTGCAGAATCACCTCAGGGGCAGAACCCACCCGAAAAAGAGGAACCGCCAAAACGGAGTCCGCTGTACCATCATCGGCGAGCAGATATTGCCCTGGAGCGGGGGTCAACGCTGAAGAACAATCCACGCGTAGCAACAAATTGTCATCAAATCCGTATATGATCTCAGAGATGCGTCCTTTGCCGTTTTGCATACAGGCATGGTATCATGTTTGGGTTGTATTGTGAAATACTTATAAATAGGGCTTTTCCCTTACAGGCGCAAAGCCCTAATCAATATACAAGGAGTTTGAAAAGATGAATGTTACTGTTGCTATTTCTGCAATTGCTGGTCTGGCCTGGTTGGCCGTTGTTGGCCTGCTCGCTTTTATTGTAATGCGTGCGTCCCGACAAAAACCAGTCAAAGGTATGGTTACTACGCTCATTGTTATCTTGCTACTGGCAGTAATTTTAAATACGGCCAGCGCCGGGTTGATTTTCATAGAGCCACAGGAACGCGGTGTGGTGATCTCGGCTATTCAAGATGGTATCCGCCCGGAGGCTTTGCAGCCTGGTTTGCGCTGGGTGGTACCTTATTTCGAAAGTGTCATCACGTACCCGATTTCGCGCCAAACCTATACCATGTCGATCGCTTCCGAGGAGGGTCAAATACAAGGTGATGACTCGGTTGAAGCGCGCACATCGGATGGGCAGGTTGTCCTAATTGATGCTTCGATCATCTTCGTCATTGACCCCGCCGAGGTTGTCGATGTGCATGTCAAGTGGCAAGATCAATATATCAACAACCTGGTGCGCCCGCAATCGCGCGGTGTGATCCGAGATGCGGTTTCACAGTTCGGCATCGAAGAAGTTTACAGCTCCCAACGCCTGGTGTTGACCGAGATGATGACCACCCAAATGGCCGAAACAATGGAAGAAGGCGGCCTGATATTGGTAGACTTCATCTTGCGCAATATCACTTTTTCGGACGAATATGCCGCTTCGGTTGAACAAAAACAGATCGCTGAGCAATTAGCGCAACAAGCTTTCTTTGTTGTTGAACAGCGTAAACAAGAAGCTGAACAGGCCCGTCAAACCGCAGAAGGCAGCGCCGATGCCGCGGTGATTCGCGCCCAGGGTGAAGCCGACTCGCTGTTGATTAACGCCCAGGCTCTGGCTGATGCGCGCATCATCCAGGCGCAGGCTGAGGCAGAAGCCTTGCAATTGATCGCCGATGTGATAAAAAATAGCCCGGATTTGCTGACGTACCGCTATATCGAGGAATTAACCCCCAGCATTGATGTGATGCTGCTGCCCAGCGACAATCCGTTCTTATTCCCGTTGCCGGAAATGAATAACACCCAACCAGCCACTGTGCTACCGGTCACGCCGGATACTGGAACCGAAAGCCCGTAGGTTACAAACTACAAACACCAAGCCACAAGTCGCAAGTTTCAGATGATGATCTCTGCTTGCGACTTGCAGCTTGTAGCTTGCAAATCAAAAAAATGAGCGAACAAAACGCCGAAACTTCCTCCGAAAAGAAAATTCGCCTGACAACGCTGTCAAGCTGTTCGGGTTGAGCGTCAAAATTAAGCGCAGAAGCGCTGGCGCAGGTGCTGCGTCCAATTGAAAATATATTTGACAACCGCGATTATCCTGATCTTTTAGTGGGGCTTGGCGATCCCGATGATGCCGCGGTCTGGCGGCTCGACGGTGAACGCGCCTTGGTGGTGACAACCGATTTTTTCACCCCTGTCGTGGATACACCCTATGAATACGGAGCCATCGCCGCGGCAAATAGTCTCTCGGATGTGTATGCGATGGGCGGCACACCATTTTTGGCGCTGAATATAGCCGCTTTCCCCCCTGAATTGCCACCCGATTTCCTCGGCGAAATTTTACGCGGCGGGGCAGAGAAGGCGTGCGAGGCCAAAGTGGTCGTCGTCGGGGGGCATACCATTCAGGATAAAGAACCAAAATACGGCCTGATTGTGCTGGGTTTCGCACATCCCGATAAAATGATGACCAAAGGTGGTGCGCGTCCCGGCGATGTGCTGCTGCTCAGCAAGCCGCTGGGCTTTGGCACAACGACCACAGCCATCAAGGGTCAAAAAGCATCTCCAGCAGATTTGAACGAAGTCATCGAGTGGATGTCACGTCTGAACCGCGAGGCGGCTTCCCTGGGGGTGGAGTTTGGCACCCGGGGAGCGACGGACATCACCGGATTTAGCTTGCTCGGCCACGCCTGGGAGATGGCATCTGCCTCGGGGGTTGGCTTGCGCTTCGAGTGGAATAAAATCCCCTTCACCTCAGGGGCGATGCGTTATGCCAAAGATTTTATTTTCCCCGGCGGAGCATCCGACAATCGCCTGTATTTTTCTAAAAATGTGCGTTTCATCCGCGAGATGGAAGAGTACGAAGAACTGCTGCTCTTTGATCCGCAAACCAGCGGTGGTTTGCTGCTGGCCGTACCGCCCAAAAATGTCGAAGCCATGCTGCAACGCGCCGAAGCCATTCATCAGCCACTCTGGGTGATGGGTGAAGTCACCGAAGGAAACTATATCGAGATTGTCTAAACCAAACTCGGATTTTTACCCCTGATAGATACGCAACCTGGGGACGCACTTTGCGTATACACTGGTAGTCAGTTAATTCTAAACCTGCCAGGTTAACCCAAATGACCGACCGCAAACAAGCATCGCACAAAAACCTGGCAGATCTTTACCTACAACTTTAAAGGAGAATGCTGTGAACAATCGTCCAGGCTGTTTATCGGGGCTATTAAAACTATTCTTGCTTGATACGCTTTTTGACTGGTTGCAAGATCGCTTCGGCTTCGGGCGCGGGCCATCCTGCATAGGCTGTGGTTGCGGCTTCATTTTGCTAATC
This DNA window, taken from Chloroflexota bacterium, encodes the following:
- a CDS encoding PIG-L family deacetylase, with product MNKILAVVAHPDDETILCGGTLALLARAGANVHVLCATRGEGGELGEPPLCERPELGRVREQEMRCAAQALGGTSVEFLDYIDPTVGENEELHPYTDDFDELMQRLRDYIQQLCPDAVITHGSNGEYGHPAHVLTHRAVIAAMPDGISLYTFSPSFPEHPRPRLANTDDPADLILDISAAFEQKAAAAYCHRTQNALFVRRSSKRAGRQLSVPEVLMKVEGLHRVIGLLDDRLVDVLEIYRLKVAG
- a CDS encoding CAP domain-containing protein; the encoded protein is MARKQKRRKKRRARSRKIRIGWLFWLAGGLALAYFGIKTKPEVLDLFVDTPPPPNFTPTPYPTPVAPVIVGDTPDLDALAAYMLELINVDRVAEGLEPVQWDAHAAEVGRQHAQEMANAGYMSHWNLAGLGPDIRYGLSGGQAVVMENVYSYYSRYDDGSPVWEANWAARVREAQEALMNSPGHRANILTPEHTHVGVGMAYDPLSGEFRVAQEFTNQYLVLHTDADGNVFTAHPGELIIIKFELLPGVSQPLINLAFEPLPSPMSISALNDTSTYTSPAEFVDQIPATLDWNGDYKLRMILPGNAQSGYYHLRIWVVLNGENIPASDLVMMLVSDE
- a CDS encoding prohibitin family protein, encoding MNVTVAISAIAGLAWLAVVGLLAFIVMRASRQKPVKGMVTTLIVILLLAVILNTASAGLIFIEPQERGVVISAIQDGIRPEALQPGLRWVVPYFESVITYPISRQTYTMSIASEEGQIQGDDSVEARTSDGQVVLIDASIIFVIDPAEVVDVHVKWQDQYINNLVRPQSRGVIRDAVSQFGIEEVYSSQRLVLTEMMTTQMAETMEEGGLILVDFILRNITFSDEYAASVEQKQIAEQLAQQAFFVVEQRKQEAEQARQTAEGSADAAVIRAQGEADSLLINAQALADARIIQAQAEAEALQLIADVIKNSPDLLTYRYIEELTPSIDVMLLPSDNPFLFPLPEMNNTQPATVLPVTPDTGTESP
- the selD gene encoding selenide, water dikinase SelD gives rise to the protein MSEQNAETSSEKKIRLTTLSSCSGUASKLSAEALAQVLRPIENIFDNRDYPDLLVGLGDPDDAAVWRLDGERALVVTTDFFTPVVDTPYEYGAIAAANSLSDVYAMGGTPFLALNIAAFPPELPPDFLGEILRGGAEKACEAKVVVVGGHTIQDKEPKYGLIVLGFAHPDKMMTKGGARPGDVLLLSKPLGFGTTTTAIKGQKASPADLNEVIEWMSRLNREAASLGVEFGTRGATDITGFSLLGHAWEMASASGVGLRFEWNKIPFTSGAMRYAKDFIFPGGASDNRLYFSKNVRFIREMEEYEELLLFDPQTSGGLLLAVPPKNVEAMLQRAEAIHQPLWVMGEVTEGNYIEIV